The genomic stretch CGGTCACCAGGATCGTGGTCATGCCGTTCGTCCTTTCGCAGTCCGGAGCCCCGGACTGGGACCCCTACGTCAGCTCAGACCGGGTACACCCGCGAAATGTGACAGCGGTCGGAATGTGACAGGGATCGGAACAACTACGCCCGTGCCAGCTGACGACTCACGAATCCCAGCTTCTCCGGATTCACCACGGCCCGCGCGTGGGTGATCACTCCGTCCCGCGTCTCGAAGGCGACGACGGAGATCAAGGTGGAGTCCAACCACGCGGCCATGCCCATCGCCCCGTTGACTTCCACCGCCGAGAACTCCACCCCGGCCAGGAACGTCCGCCGCGACCCCACCAGGAACCGGAACACATGGTCCCGGCCCTCGATCGGCCGCCGCGCCGCGCTGACCTTGCCGCCCCCGTCGCCGGTCCAGGTCACATCGGCCGCCAGCAGCTTCTCCAGCGCGACCACATCGCCCTCCCGGGCCGCCGAGATGAAGGACTCGACCAGCTCCTCCCGCCGCTTCGGCTCCGCCTCGAACCGGGACTCCGGCTCGCCCACCCGCCGCACCGCTCGCCGGTACAGCTGACGGCAGTTGGCCTCGGTCAGCTCCAGCGCCTCGGCGATCTCCCGGTGGCCGTACGCGAAGGCCTCCCGCAGCACGAAAACGGCCCGCTCCGTAGGAGTGAGCCGTTCCAGCAGCACCAGCATCGCCAGCGACACCGAATCCCGCTGCTCGGCGGACTCCAGCGGCCCGAGCGCGCCGTCGGAGGTCAGGACCGGCTCCGGCAGCCACTCCCCGACGTACTCCTCCCGGCGCGCCCGCGCCGAGGTCAGCCGGGACAGACAGAGGTTGGTGACGACCTTGGCCAGCCAGGCCGACGGGCGCGCGATCTCCGTACGGTCGGCGGCGCTGAACCGCAGATACGCGTCCTGGACGGCGTCCTCGGCCTCCTGGGCCGAGCCCAGCATGCGATAGGCCAGGCCGAACAGCCGGGGGCGGTGGGTCTCGAACTCGTCGGCGGTCGCGGTCGTCATGCCGTTCACCCTGCCAGACGCGCTGCGTTGGAGGCCCGGCGGCGGGCAAGGGCCGTCGTCACCGCCGCCGGGCCGGTTCTCGCGTGGGGTCAGCAGGCGCCGAGGTCCTGCCACACCCCCCATTCACCGGTGGTTCCGGGCTCCTCGCCCTTCGTCCACCACTTGGCCTTCCACGAGTGCCCCTTGTGGGAGACCTGAGTGCCGCCGCCGTACTCCGTCGTGGAGTTCCAGGCGGGCGCGGTGCAGGCACCGGGCGTCGGAGTCGGAGTAGGCGTCGGGTCGGTCGGGTCCGGGGTGGGGGTGCCGCCCGATCCGGGCTCGACCAGCGTGGTCCCGCGACCCAGGTTCCCGGCCAGGGAGTACGTCGTCCCGCTGATGTTCACCGTCCAGTTCCATGGCGTGGACACCGGCAGGTAGTAGTTGAACGACAGCTCCACCGACGCGCCGGGCGCCAGCGACTGCCAGCTCGGCAGCTTCAGCGAGACCCGGTGGAAGTCGCCCTTCAGCCCGCCCACGTTGGAACCGGTGTGGTCGCTGCTGATCACCTTGGCGCCGAAGCCCGACTGGTCGGAGGCGTTGGCGGGTGCGGCGGTCGAGTAGTCGAACTGGAACTCCGTACCGCCCGGCAGAGCCGACTTGGTGTTGTTAGTGATCTTCACCTTTGGCGTGATCGGGTAGTTGGAGTCACCGAGCTTGAACTCGCCGAACTCCACGCCGATGTCGACGGCCTGCGTGGGCAGCGCCTTGTTCGAGACCGTCGCGCCGTACGGGGAGGCGGACTTGAACTTCTCGTACATCGCTGTGGTCAGCGTCGAACCCGGCTCGTACTGCCCCTTCGTCGCGTTCCAGCCGTAGTCACCGGCCAGCTCCCAGACCATCGTGCCGCCGATGCCGTTGGCCACCACGT from Streptomyces davaonensis JCM 4913 encodes the following:
- a CDS encoding RNA polymerase sigma-70 factor, yielding MTTATADEFETHRPRLFGLAYRMLGSAQEAEDAVQDAYLRFSAADRTEIARPSAWLAKVVTNLCLSRLTSARARREEYVGEWLPEPVLTSDGALGPLESAEQRDSVSLAMLVLLERLTPTERAVFVLREAFAYGHREIAEALELTEANCRQLYRRAVRRVGEPESRFEAEPKRREELVESFISAAREGDVVALEKLLAADVTWTGDGGGKVSAARRPIEGRDHVFRFLVGSRRTFLAGVEFSAVEVNGAMGMAAWLDSTLISVVAFETRDGVITHARAVVNPEKLGFVSRQLARA